A window from Micromonospora profundi encodes these proteins:
- a CDS encoding dihydrofolate reductase family protein, whose translation MRKLINSTYITLDGVIENPTWTMPYFDEEAAAFAGSQTDEADAMLMGRVTYDGMSAAWPQRDESDPSTGAAYFNNVKKYVASTTLTNPTWNNTEVLQGDLVQEVTRLKAQDGGDIIQYGYGSVTAQLVHAGLVDEVRFWICPVLQGGASLTAPLKDVPVSFELIGTRVHRSGVIIATYRPGTAA comes from the coding sequence ATGCGCAAACTCATCAACTCGACCTACATCACCCTCGACGGCGTCATCGAGAACCCGACGTGGACCATGCCGTACTTCGACGAGGAGGCCGCCGCCTTCGCCGGTTCGCAGACGGACGAGGCCGACGCGATGCTGATGGGCCGGGTCACCTACGACGGCATGTCCGCCGCCTGGCCGCAGCGGGACGAGAGCGACCCGAGCACGGGTGCCGCCTACTTCAACAACGTCAAGAAGTACGTCGCCTCGACCACCCTCACCAACCCCACCTGGAACAACACGGAGGTGCTCCAGGGTGATCTGGTGCAGGAGGTCACCCGGCTCAAGGCCCAGGACGGGGGCGACATCATCCAGTACGGCTACGGCTCGGTCACCGCGCAGCTGGTCCACGCAGGGCTGGTGGACGAGGTCCGGTTCTGGATCTGCCCGGTGCTCCAGGGAGGCGCCAGCCTCACCGCCCCACTGAAGGACGTCCCGGTGTCCTTCGAGCTGATCGGCACCCGGGTGCACAGGAGCGGCGTCATCATCGCCACGTACCGACCGGGGACTGCCGCCTGA
- a CDS encoding S9 family peptidase, with amino-acid sequence MRARTEAPRTTRRGRPTGRRLLPSPPVGEDFAPAPSPDGLRVAFLSDRAGTPGVWVRDVDASEAVAVPTGDEPVLAVSWSPDGQWLACVVAPGGAPRTELWVLRPDGTRRRQVAGFGRHSASLSGWLPGGALMAVTETAERGTALLIDAGTGQRRVLVEDDLLSLLDVTADAGAALLRRGPRNARWLEMLDVATGERRRLLPDTGRGSTDQGWFGPDGTSVLARTDVFSELAALVRVDLTRDEPAPVRLAGRPDAELEYVAVSADRRRAALLWNTYGGRSELSLFDLPGGVQRAVAAPGEVLDGAVFAAGGDLLCLTAQGPVQPREVWLVDPATAAPRPLRPDAAATRAGGGGVAPQLVDLRARDGMPLSGWLYRPPGPGPWPTAISLHGGPEAQERPCYNPLFQALVAQGVAVFAPNVRGSSGFGRTFVAADNLAGRYGAIADVAACADFLLDSGVARPGQLGCLGRSYGGYLVLAVLVNFPGLFAAGVAECGISDFRTFFAGTEPWIAAAAVSKYGDPVRDAELLRDLSPMTHLDRLDVPVLLIHGANDTNVPAGESAQVAQALAARGVPYGHLVLAGEGHDFLARDKAEAARTATTAWLAQHLAVTATAVG; translated from the coding sequence ATGAGGGCACGGACCGAGGCGCCGCGTACCACCCGCCGGGGCCGCCCGACCGGTCGCCGGCTGCTGCCGTCGCCACCGGTCGGCGAGGACTTCGCACCCGCGCCCTCCCCGGACGGCCTGCGGGTGGCGTTCCTGTCCGACCGGGCAGGGACGCCCGGCGTCTGGGTCCGCGACGTGGACGCCTCCGAAGCCGTCGCGGTGCCGACCGGCGACGAGCCGGTCCTGGCGGTGAGCTGGTCGCCGGACGGGCAGTGGCTTGCGTGCGTCGTCGCGCCCGGCGGAGCGCCCCGCACCGAGCTGTGGGTGCTGCGCCCCGACGGTACGCGCCGCCGGCAGGTCGCCGGCTTCGGCCGCCACTCGGCGTCCCTGTCCGGGTGGCTGCCCGGCGGCGCGCTGATGGCGGTCACCGAGACCGCAGAGCGGGGTACGGCGCTGCTGATCGACGCGGGGACCGGGCAGCGGCGGGTGCTTGTCGAGGACGACCTGCTCAGCCTGCTGGACGTCACAGCGGATGCCGGCGCCGCCCTGCTGCGCCGTGGCCCGCGCAACGCCCGCTGGCTGGAGATGCTGGACGTGGCGACCGGCGAGCGGCGGCGGCTGCTGCCGGACACCGGCCGGGGCAGCACCGACCAGGGCTGGTTCGGCCCGGACGGGACGAGCGTGCTGGCCCGCACCGACGTGTTCAGCGAACTGGCCGCGCTGGTGCGGGTCGACCTGACCCGGGACGAGCCGGCGCCGGTGCGGCTCGCCGGACGACCGGACGCCGAGCTGGAGTACGTCGCGGTCAGCGCCGACAGGCGTCGCGCAGCGCTGTTGTGGAACACCTACGGCGGGCGCAGCGAGCTGAGCCTGTTCGACCTTCCCGGCGGTGTGCAGCGGGCCGTCGCGGCGCCGGGGGAGGTGCTCGACGGCGCGGTCTTCGCCGCCGGAGGCGACCTGCTCTGCCTCACCGCGCAGGGGCCGGTGCAGCCCCGGGAGGTCTGGCTCGTCGACCCGGCGACAGCCGCGCCGCGTCCGCTGCGGCCGGACGCCGCCGCCACACGCGCCGGCGGTGGTGGAGTCGCGCCGCAGTTGGTGGACCTGCGGGCGCGCGACGGAATGCCGCTGTCCGGCTGGCTGTACCGGCCGCCCGGCCCCGGCCCCTGGCCGACGGCGATCAGCCTGCACGGTGGCCCGGAGGCGCAGGAACGCCCCTGCTACAACCCGCTGTTCCAGGCCCTCGTCGCGCAGGGCGTCGCGGTCTTCGCGCCGAACGTGCGCGGCTCGTCCGGCTTCGGGCGTACCTTCGTGGCCGCCGACAACCTCGCCGGCCGGTACGGCGCGATCGCCGACGTGGCGGCGTGCGCGGACTTCCTGCTCGACAGCGGCGTGGCCCGGCCGGGTCAGCTGGGCTGCCTGGGGCGCTCCTACGGTGGCTACCTGGTCCTCGCGGTGCTTGTGAACTTTCCCGGCCTGTTCGCCGCCGGGGTGGCCGAGTGTGGCATCTCCGACTTCCGGACGTTCTTCGCCGGCACGGAGCCGTGGATCGCCGCCGCCGCCGTCAGCAAGTACGGCGACCCGGTGCGCGACGCCGAGCTGCTGCGGGACCTGTCGCCGATGACCCACCTGGACCGCCTCGACGTGCCGGTGCTGCTCATCCACGGCGCCAACGACACGAACGTGCCGGCCGGCGAGTCGGCCCAGGTGGCGCAGGCCCTCGCCGCTCGCGGCGTCCCGTACGGGCATCTGGTCCTGGCCGGCGAGGGCCACGACTTCCTGGCCCGCGACAAGGCCGAGGCCGCCCGCACGGCCACCACCGCGTGGCTGGCCCAGCACCTCGCCGTCACCGCGACCGCTGTCGGCTGA
- a CDS encoding N-acetylglutaminylglutamine amidotransferase → MCGIGGEFRLDGAPPDMAAVERMLPALASRGPDGEGRWRHGPAALVHRRLRIIDLSDAGAQPMVDSELGLALVFNGCIYNYQELRDELTAAGYSFRSTSDTEVILKAYHRWGTACVERFFGMFAFALVELTTSTLVLARDRLGIKPLYLAETPGRIRFASTVPALLAAGGVDTDLDPVALHHYMSFHSVVPPPRTILAGVRKLPPATVRVITGDGRSTDTVYWRPEFTRAAAPPMSADEWQERIMSALRTAVRRRMVADVPVGVLLSGGIDSSLIVALLAEQGQTGLATFSIGFEAKAGESGDEFHYSDLVAREFGTDHQQIRIGGDRFVPAVHAAIGAMSEPMVSHDCVAFHLLSEEVSQRITVVQSGQGADEIFAGYDWYPPMANVAREDAVEAYVRVFFDRRHDALADQLAPEWMLDHDASLEFVTAHFAAPGADTALDAALRQDSLVMLVDDPVKRVDNMTMAWGLEARVPFLDHEVVELAAACPPALKLAHGGKGVLKAASRGIVPDEVIDRPKGYFPVPAIRHLSGPLLDDVRDALTARQARERGLFRKDYLEELLDAPNARRTTLGSNALWQLGLLELWLQRIGV, encoded by the coding sequence ATGTGCGGTATCGGAGGCGAGTTCCGCCTCGACGGGGCGCCGCCGGACATGGCGGCCGTCGAGCGGATGCTCCCCGCCCTCGCCTCCCGGGGGCCGGACGGCGAGGGGCGGTGGCGGCACGGGCCGGCGGCGCTCGTGCACCGCCGGCTGCGCATCATCGACCTGTCCGACGCCGGCGCCCAACCGATGGTCGACTCCGAGCTGGGCCTGGCCCTGGTCTTCAACGGCTGCATCTACAACTACCAGGAGCTGCGTGACGAGCTGACCGCCGCCGGCTACTCCTTCCGGTCCACCTCGGACACCGAGGTGATCCTCAAGGCGTACCACCGGTGGGGGACGGCGTGCGTCGAGCGGTTTTTTGGGATGTTCGCCTTCGCCCTGGTCGAGCTGACCACGTCCACGCTGGTGCTGGCCCGCGACCGGCTCGGCATCAAGCCGCTCTACCTCGCCGAGACGCCGGGCCGGATCCGCTTCGCCTCGACAGTGCCGGCGCTGCTGGCCGCCGGTGGCGTGGACACCGACCTCGACCCGGTGGCACTGCACCACTACATGAGCTTCCACTCGGTGGTGCCGCCGCCGCGCACCATCCTTGCCGGCGTCCGCAAACTGCCCCCGGCGACCGTACGCGTGATCACCGGCGACGGTCGCAGCACCGACACCGTCTACTGGCGGCCGGAGTTCACCCGCGCGGCCGCGCCGCCGATGTCCGCGGACGAGTGGCAGGAGCGGATCATGTCCGCGCTGCGCACCGCCGTACGTCGCCGGATGGTCGCCGACGTGCCTGTCGGCGTGCTCCTCTCCGGCGGCATCGACTCCAGCCTGATCGTCGCCCTGCTGGCCGAGCAGGGCCAGACCGGGCTGGCCACCTTCAGCATCGGGTTCGAGGCGAAGGCGGGGGAGAGCGGCGACGAGTTCCACTACTCCGACCTGGTGGCCCGCGAGTTCGGCACCGACCACCAGCAGATCCGCATCGGCGGCGACCGGTTCGTGCCGGCCGTGCACGCGGCCATCGGGGCGATGAGCGAGCCGATGGTCAGCCACGACTGCGTGGCGTTCCACCTGCTCTCCGAGGAGGTGTCGCAGCGGATCACTGTGGTGCAGTCCGGTCAGGGCGCCGACGAGATCTTCGCCGGCTACGACTGGTACCCACCGATGGCGAACGTGGCCCGCGAGGACGCCGTCGAGGCGTACGTCAGGGTGTTCTTCGACCGTCGCCACGACGCGCTCGCCGACCAGCTGGCGCCCGAGTGGATGCTCGACCACGACGCCAGCCTGGAGTTCGTCACCGCGCACTTCGCCGCGCCGGGCGCGGACACCGCGCTGGACGCGGCGCTGCGCCAGGACAGCCTGGTGATGCTCGTCGACGACCCGGTCAAGCGGGTGGACAACATGACGATGGCCTGGGGGCTGGAGGCGCGGGTGCCGTTCCTCGACCACGAGGTGGTCGAGCTGGCCGCCGCCTGCCCGCCGGCGTTGAAGCTGGCGCACGGCGGCAAGGGCGTGCTGAAGGCGGCGAGCCGGGGCATCGTCCCGGACGAGGTGATCGACCGCCCGAAGGGCTACTTTCCGGTCCCCGCGATCCGGCACCTCTCCGGCCCGCTGCTCGACGACGTCCGCGACGCGCTGACCGCGCGACAGGCACGCGAGCGGGGCCTGTTCCGCAAGGACTACCTGGAGGAGTTGCTGGACGCGCCGAACGCCCGGCGGACCACGTTGGGTTCGAACGCGCTCTGGCAGCTCGGGCTGCTGGAGCTCTGGTTGCAGCGGATCGGGGTTTAG
- a CDS encoding carboxylate--amine ligase/circularly permuted type 2 ATP-grasp protein, whose translation MVENTTNAATFDGPLGRSGNGRAVPASRAQPVTPVDDADPADLATIGVEEEFHVVDLHTRELVPRAGELLDRLPATSFTAELHRSVVETNTAVCRTLDEIRTELTRLRQSAVQVADRAGLGIVAAGTVPLRADGDPSVTPTSRYRRMLDEYQMLAREQLICGAQVHVGVSDRDLAVAVTRRVQPWLPLLLALSTSSPYWMGQDSGYASVRSLVWQRWPTAGDPGEVTSAADHEALVAELISSETITDPAMIYFDVRPSAHVPTVELRITDANSDVDIIVLLTGLFRALVRREVAALRAGVERTAVRPPVLRAAVWRAARSGLEGDLLDLPRSARPVPAAEALRRLVTDLRPQLEATGDWEQISELTRYALARGSSAARQRRAYERRGRLADVVDLLLDETRGRTGAPGPGAPPPPALPTYVDAGDEVFGPDGPEPAYRPLLAALRGLGTVGLRQREHDRDEEQRARGVTFSVAGEASTRLFPFDLVPRVVPAADWNALRAGLVQRARALDAFLRDVYGERAVVADGVVPAWVVESSPGLRPTGALMGRRRTRAQVSGTDLVRDPDGGWYVLEDNLRVPSGLGYAVQNRRLTRAVLPELPVPDDLLPADETPAMLHRALLAAAPAAADDPAVVVLSSGPGDPAWFEHRLLADEMGVPLIGSSDLLVEDGRVCLVREGRRSQVDVIYLRMDEEALLHAPGADGVPLGWPLLAAVHAGRLTLANALGNGVGDDKALYAYVPRLIEYYLGEKALLADVPTYLCGLPEQRADVLGRLDELVLKPVDGYGGDRVVIGPRAEAEELDAVREQILAAPHRWIAQEVISLTTHPVFDGTALAPRHVDLRAFVFLGDTAEVAPVALTRVAPAGSMIVNSSRGGGSKDTWLLGGADQPPA comes from the coding sequence ATGGTCGAGAACACCACGAACGCGGCGACGTTCGACGGGCCGCTGGGCCGGTCCGGCAACGGCCGGGCGGTGCCCGCATCCCGCGCCCAGCCGGTCACGCCGGTCGACGACGCCGATCCGGCGGACCTCGCCACCATCGGTGTGGAGGAGGAGTTCCACGTCGTCGACCTGCACACCCGCGAGTTGGTGCCCCGGGCCGGGGAACTGCTCGACCGGCTGCCGGCCACGTCGTTCACCGCCGAACTGCACCGCAGCGTGGTGGAGACCAACACCGCCGTCTGCCGCACCTTGGACGAGATCCGTACCGAGCTGACCCGGCTGCGCCAGTCGGCCGTCCAGGTAGCCGACCGGGCCGGGCTGGGAATCGTGGCGGCAGGTACGGTGCCGCTGCGCGCCGACGGCGACCCGAGTGTCACCCCCACCTCCCGCTACCGGCGGATGCTCGACGAGTACCAGATGCTCGCCCGGGAGCAGTTGATCTGCGGCGCGCAGGTGCACGTCGGGGTGTCCGACCGGGATCTGGCGGTCGCCGTCACCCGCCGGGTCCAGCCGTGGCTGCCGCTGCTGCTCGCGCTGTCCACCAGTTCGCCGTACTGGATGGGTCAGGACAGCGGCTACGCAAGCGTCCGCTCGCTGGTGTGGCAACGCTGGCCCACGGCCGGCGACCCGGGCGAGGTGACAAGCGCTGCCGACCACGAGGCGCTTGTCGCCGAGCTGATCTCCTCGGAGACCATCACCGACCCCGCCATGATCTACTTCGACGTGCGGCCGTCGGCGCACGTGCCGACGGTGGAGCTGCGGATCACCGACGCCAACTCCGACGTGGACATCATCGTCCTGCTCACCGGCCTGTTCCGGGCGTTGGTCCGCCGGGAGGTCGCCGCGCTTCGCGCCGGCGTGGAGCGCACCGCCGTACGCCCGCCGGTGCTGCGCGCCGCCGTGTGGCGGGCCGCCCGCTCCGGGCTGGAGGGCGACCTGCTGGACCTGCCCCGCTCGGCCCGGCCGGTGCCGGCCGCCGAGGCGCTACGCCGCCTGGTGACCGACCTGCGCCCGCAGCTGGAGGCGACGGGAGATTGGGAACAGATAAGCGAGCTGACCCGCTACGCGCTGGCGCGCGGCAGCTCCGCCGCCAGGCAGCGACGGGCCTACGAGCGGCGCGGCCGACTGGCCGACGTGGTCGACCTGCTGCTCGACGAGACCCGGGGCCGGACCGGCGCCCCCGGCCCGGGTGCACCGCCACCGCCGGCCCTGCCCACGTACGTCGACGCCGGCGACGAGGTCTTCGGCCCGGACGGACCGGAGCCGGCGTACCGGCCGCTGCTCGCCGCCCTGCGCGGCCTGGGCACCGTCGGTCTGCGCCAACGCGAGCACGACCGCGACGAGGAGCAGCGTGCCCGGGGCGTGACCTTCAGCGTGGCCGGTGAGGCGAGCACCCGGCTCTTCCCGTTCGACCTGGTGCCCCGGGTCGTGCCCGCCGCCGACTGGAATGCGCTGCGCGCCGGCCTGGTGCAGCGCGCCCGCGCGCTCGACGCCTTCCTCCGCGACGTCTACGGCGAGCGGGCCGTCGTGGCCGACGGCGTGGTGCCGGCCTGGGTGGTGGAGTCCTCACCCGGCCTGCGACCCACCGGCGCGCTGATGGGTCGCCGCCGCACCCGCGCCCAGGTGTCCGGCACGGATCTGGTGCGCGACCCCGACGGCGGCTGGTACGTGCTGGAGGACAACCTGCGGGTTCCCTCGGGTCTCGGCTACGCGGTGCAGAACCGCAGGCTGACCCGGGCGGTGTTGCCGGAGCTGCCGGTGCCCGACGACCTGCTGCCCGCCGACGAGACACCTGCGATGCTGCACCGGGCGCTGCTCGCCGCCGCGCCAGCCGCCGCCGACGACCCCGCCGTGGTGGTGCTCAGCAGCGGCCCCGGCGACCCGGCGTGGTTCGAGCACCGGCTGCTCGCCGACGAGATGGGCGTGCCGCTGATCGGGAGCAGCGACCTGCTGGTGGAGGACGGCCGGGTGTGCCTGGTGCGCGAGGGCCGCCGCAGCCAGGTCGACGTGATCTACCTGCGGATGGACGAGGAGGCGCTGCTGCACGCGCCGGGCGCCGACGGGGTGCCGCTGGGCTGGCCACTGCTCGCCGCCGTGCACGCGGGGCGGCTCACCCTGGCCAACGCGCTCGGCAACGGCGTCGGCGACGACAAGGCCCTGTACGCGTACGTGCCGCGGCTCATCGAGTACTACCTGGGGGAGAAGGCGCTGCTCGCGGACGTGCCGACGTACCTGTGCGGGCTGCCCGAGCAGCGCGCCGACGTGCTGGGCCGGCTGGACGAGTTGGTGCTCAAGCCCGTCGACGGGTACGGCGGGGACCGCGTGGTGATCGGTCCGCGCGCCGAGGCGGAGGAGTTGGACGCCGTCCGGGAGCAGATCCTCGCCGCGCCGCACCGGTGGATCGCCCAGGAGGTGATCTCGCTGACCACCCACCCGGTGTTCGACGGCACCGCCCTCGCACCCCGGCACGTCGACCTGCGGGCGTTCGTCTTCCTCGGTGACACGGCCGAGGTGGCGCCGGTGGCGCTGACCCGGGTCGCGCCGGCCGGCAGCATGATCGTCAACTCGTCCCGTGGCGGTGGGTCGAAGGACACCTGGCTGCTCGGCGGAGCCGATCAACCACCCGCGTAA
- a CDS encoding cellulase family glycosylhydrolase: MRTLRLVTSLAVAGLIAGAVAIAATPASAATAVFSVTNSWGSGYQGQVTVTNNTSAQITSWRVEFDLPASSSISQSWNAQQTTSGSRYTFTNLSWNGTLAAGASTAFGFLVDGSGTPVNCTVNGAACAGGPPPTPTTPAPTTPAPTTPPPTTPPPTSPPPTTGTPVERHGQLRVCGTTMCDKSGARVQLRGISSMWLNWETAPYAENLSALTWMRDNWKLQVIRAAMGVEPAGAYLSDPTRARNQVETIINNAVTAGVYVIVDWHAHEAQNNQSQAVAFFGDLARRYGHLPNVIWEPYNEPLQVSWTNVIKPYHQAVVAAIRAADPDNIVVLGTPTWSQDVDVAAASPVSGTNLMYTLHFYSCTHGASLRAKGDAAIRAGLALFVTEWGASHADGGLDGRACLPEAQSWMDWMKANGISWTAWKLDVGTDTTNLLSPGAPVTGGWDNYLHGHAPFVVANMR; encoded by the coding sequence ATGCGCACACTGAGACTTGTCACGTCGCTGGCCGTCGCCGGCCTGATAGCCGGCGCGGTGGCGATCGCGGCCACGCCGGCGAGTGCGGCGACCGCCGTGTTCTCCGTGACGAACAGTTGGGGCAGTGGCTACCAGGGTCAGGTCACTGTCACCAACAACACGTCGGCACAGATCACCAGCTGGCGCGTCGAGTTCGACCTGCCGGCCTCCTCCAGCATCAGCCAGTCGTGGAACGCGCAGCAGACGACCTCCGGCAGCCGCTACACCTTCACCAACCTGTCCTGGAACGGCACCCTGGCCGCCGGGGCGTCGACGGCGTTCGGCTTCCTCGTCGACGGCTCCGGCACCCCCGTCAACTGCACTGTCAACGGCGCGGCCTGCGCCGGCGGCCCGCCTCCGACGCCCACCACTCCCGCGCCGACCACTCCGGCGCCCACGACACCGCCACCGACCACCCCGCCGCCCACGAGTCCGCCGCCGACGACCGGCACGCCCGTCGAGCGGCACGGGCAGCTGCGGGTGTGCGGCACGACGATGTGCGACAAGTCCGGCGCGCGTGTGCAGTTGCGGGGCATCAGCAGCATGTGGCTCAACTGGGAGACTGCCCCGTACGCCGAGAACCTGTCCGCGCTGACCTGGATGCGCGACAACTGGAAGCTTCAGGTGATCCGCGCGGCGATGGGTGTGGAGCCGGCCGGCGCGTACCTCAGCGACCCGACCAGGGCGCGCAACCAGGTGGAGACCATCATCAACAACGCGGTCACCGCCGGGGTGTACGTGATCGTCGACTGGCACGCGCACGAGGCGCAGAACAACCAGTCGCAGGCGGTGGCCTTCTTCGGTGACCTGGCCCGCCGCTACGGCCACCTGCCGAACGTCATCTGGGAGCCCTACAACGAGCCGTTGCAGGTGAGCTGGACGAACGTCATCAAGCCGTACCACCAGGCGGTTGTCGCGGCGATCCGCGCCGCCGACCCGGACAACATCGTGGTGCTCGGCACCCCGACCTGGTCGCAGGACGTGGACGTCGCGGCGGCCAGCCCGGTGTCCGGCACCAACCTGATGTACACGCTGCACTTCTACTCGTGCACCCACGGCGCGTCGCTGCGCGCCAAGGGTGACGCGGCGATCCGGGCCGGCCTGGCGCTGTTCGTCACCGAGTGGGGTGCCAGCCACGCCGACGGTGGTCTCGACGGCCGGGCCTGCCTGCCGGAGGCGCAGTCCTGGATGGACTGGATGAAGGCGAACGGCATCTCCTGGACGGCCTGGAAGCTCGACGTCGGCACCGACACCACGAACCTGCTCAGCCCGGGTGCGCCGGTCACCGGCGGATGGGACAACTACCTGCACGGCCACGCGCCGTTCGTGGTCGCCAACATGAGGTGA
- a CDS encoding SRPBCC family protein translates to MTVYTVNPDLDLVLERTVDVPPELVWRAWTTPELIMQWFTPKPWSTVACEIDLRPGGRFDTTMRSPEGEEYPNSGCILVVDEGSTLVFTSGLGPGFRPQIAQDGFPFTAVVRIEPDGAGTKYTAVAIHADESAKKSHDEMGFHEGWGAALDQLVDLMKVR, encoded by the coding sequence ATGACCGTCTACACAGTGAATCCCGACCTCGATCTCGTCCTGGAGCGCACCGTCGACGTGCCGCCGGAGCTGGTCTGGCGGGCCTGGACCACGCCCGAGCTGATCATGCAGTGGTTCACCCCGAAGCCCTGGTCGACAGTCGCCTGCGAGATTGACCTGCGGCCCGGCGGCAGATTCGACACGACAATGCGCTCGCCCGAGGGCGAGGAGTACCCGAACAGCGGCTGCATCCTGGTGGTCGACGAGGGTTCGACGCTGGTCTTCACCTCCGGCCTGGGGCCCGGCTTCCGTCCGCAGATCGCCCAGGACGGCTTCCCGTTCACCGCTGTGGTGCGGATCGAGCCGGACGGCGCGGGCACGAAGTACACAGCCGTCGCGATCCACGCCGACGAGTCGGCGAAGAAGTCGCACGACGAGATGGGCTTCCACGAGGGATGGGGCGCTGCGCTGGACCAACTTGTCGATCTCATGAAGGTGCGCTGA
- a CDS encoding ArsR/SmtB family transcription factor — MAKYAGEGGSVLDSVFQALADPTRRQVVERLTQGPATTSDLARPFDMALPSFTQHLHVLEQSGLVTSEKTGRVRTYRLAPQPLEHLDTWLAAQRARWTRRLDQLDSLLYDLKEQER; from the coding sequence ATGGCTAAGTATGCGGGGGAGGGCGGCAGCGTTCTCGACAGCGTGTTCCAGGCGTTGGCCGACCCCACCCGCCGCCAGGTCGTCGAGCGCCTCACCCAAGGGCCGGCCACGACCAGTGACCTGGCTCGTCCGTTCGACATGGCGCTGCCGTCGTTCACGCAGCACCTGCACGTCCTCGAACAGTCCGGTCTGGTGACGTCGGAGAAGACGGGCCGAGTTCGCACCTACCGGCTCGCGCCCCAGCCGCTGGAGCACCTCGACACCTGGCTCGCCGCGCAGCGCGCGCGATGGACCCGACGCCTCGACCAACTCGATTCGCTTCTCTACGACCTGAAGGAGCAAGAACGATGA
- a CDS encoding aldo/keto reductase has product MRTTTLGSAGPEVGVIGLGCMGMSHGYDITGPRDDDTSIAVIRQALDLGATLIDTSDVYGPYTNEDLVGRALAGGHRERAVLATKVGLVTTSPTGGPGNSPKIGNDGRPEHIRVAIDASLRRLGTDHVDLYQLHRVDPQVPIEESWGAMAEVVAAGKARQIGLSEVTVEQIVRAQTVHPVASVQSELSLWTRDPLTEVLPYCAQQGIAFLPFSPLGRGFLTGRFTSFDDLPADDFRRGLPRFQQDALRANLAIVARVREIADRAGLSPAQVALAWVVAQGEQVIPIPGTKTPKYLVDNCAAGDVRLSAEDLADLDALPAPEGGRY; this is encoded by the coding sequence ATGCGAACCACCACGCTGGGCAGTGCGGGACCCGAGGTCGGCGTCATCGGCCTCGGGTGCATGGGCATGAGCCACGGATACGACATCACCGGTCCCCGCGACGACGACACGTCGATCGCCGTGATCCGACAGGCGCTGGACCTGGGTGCCACGCTTATCGACACGTCCGACGTGTACGGGCCGTACACGAACGAGGATCTGGTGGGGCGGGCGCTGGCCGGCGGCCACCGGGAGCGGGCCGTCCTGGCGACCAAGGTCGGCCTGGTGACCACCTCCCCCACCGGCGGCCCCGGCAACTCACCGAAGATCGGCAACGACGGCCGGCCGGAGCACATCCGCGTGGCGATCGACGCCAGCCTGCGCCGGCTCGGCACCGACCACGTCGACCTCTACCAGCTGCACCGCGTCGACCCGCAGGTGCCCATCGAGGAGTCCTGGGGTGCGATGGCGGAGGTCGTCGCGGCGGGCAAGGCGCGGCAGATCGGCCTGTCCGAGGTGACTGTGGAGCAGATCGTGCGGGCTCAGACGGTCCACCCGGTGGCGTCGGTGCAGTCGGAATTGTCGCTGTGGACCCGTGACCCGTTGACCGAGGTGCTGCCGTACTGCGCGCAGCAGGGCATCGCGTTCCTGCCGTTCTCGCCGCTGGGCAGGGGTTTCCTCACCGGCCGGTTCACGTCCTTCGACGACCTGCCCGCCGACGACTTCCGCCGTGGCCTGCCGCGTTTCCAACAGGACGCGCTGCGCGCCAACCTGGCCATCGTCGCCCGGGTCCGCGAGATCGCCGACCGGGCCGGGCTCAGCCCCGCGCAGGTCGCTCTCGCGTGGGTGGTCGCCCAGGGCGAGCAGGTCATTCCGATCCCCGGCACGAAGACCCCGAAGTACCTTGTGGACAACTGCGCGGCCGGCGACGTGCGGCTCAGCGCCGAGGACCTGGCCGACCTCGACGCCCTGCCCGCGCCCGAGGGTGGACGCTACTGA
- a CDS encoding YqjF family protein codes for MDIEPVDIAPRQSFPWAVLRQRWEDLTFLHWAVTPETVAPLLPVGTRPDTIDGVTYVGLIGFRMVGLGFGRGPAVPYFGTFWETNVRLYSVDANGRRAVVFRSLDASRLVPVLVAQATLRLPYLWSSMGVDRDGDRLTYRCRRRWPGPAGTTSRMVVRVGEAIAEPTPLEHFVTARWGLHTRAYGRTLHLPNWHPRWPLHRAELLHLDDELVTAAGLPTPAGPPVSVLYSPGVGVRFGPPVDADARPA; via the coding sequence GTGGACATCGAGCCGGTCGACATCGCGCCCCGACAGTCGTTCCCGTGGGCGGTCCTACGGCAGCGCTGGGAGGACCTCACGTTCCTGCACTGGGCGGTCACCCCGGAGACCGTCGCGCCGCTGCTGCCCGTCGGGACCCGGCCGGACACCATCGACGGCGTCACCTACGTCGGTCTGATCGGCTTTCGGATGGTGGGGCTGGGCTTCGGCCGTGGGCCGGCGGTGCCGTACTTCGGCACGTTCTGGGAGACGAACGTCCGGCTCTACTCGGTCGACGCCAACGGACGGCGTGCTGTGGTGTTCCGGTCGCTTGACGCGTCCCGCCTCGTTCCCGTGCTTGTCGCCCAGGCGACGCTGCGCCTGCCGTACCTCTGGTCCTCGATGGGGGTGGACCGCGACGGTGACCGGCTCACCTACCGGTGCCGGCGACGTTGGCCCGGCCCGGCAGGCACGACGAGCCGGATGGTGGTTCGGGTGGGGGAGGCGATCGCCGAACCGACGCCGCTTGAGCATTTCGTCACGGCCCGTTGGGGGCTGCACACCCGGGCGTACGGGCGCACGCTGCACCTGCCGAACTGGCATCCGCGCTGGCCACTGCACCGCGCCGAACTGCTGCACCTTGACGACGAACTGGTCACCGCCGCCGGGCTGCCGACACCGGCCGGGCCTCCGGTCAGCGTGCTGTATTCCCCAGGCGTCGGCGTGCGGTTCGGCCCACCGGTGGACGCCGACGCCCGGCCCGCCTGA